From a region of the Mycobacterium sp. SMC-8 genome:
- a CDS encoding AAA family ATPase, translating to MTGMSGVGKSTVLADLARRGYLTVDTDDGEWIEVVEGEPLWREALIEELLDRPRETPLIVQGTVANQGRFYERFDAIILLSAPTHVVLQRIQGRTNNPFGKSAEERAQILADIAHVEPVLRQAATHEVRTDRPLSEVVDTVTSIVGGRQ from the coding sequence GTGACCGGGATGTCTGGCGTAGGCAAGTCAACGGTGCTGGCCGACCTTGCCCGGCGCGGCTACTTGACTGTCGATACCGACGACGGTGAATGGATCGAGGTCGTCGAGGGTGAGCCGTTATGGCGGGAGGCGTTGATCGAGGAGTTGTTGGATCGACCTCGTGAGACTCCACTGATCGTGCAGGGCACAGTGGCCAACCAAGGACGTTTCTACGAGCGCTTCGACGCGATCATCTTGCTCAGCGCCCCGACCCACGTCGTACTGCAGCGCATCCAAGGCCGCACCAACAACCCCTTCGGCAAATCCGCCGAAGAGCGTGCACAGATCCTGGCCGACATCGCCCACGTGGAACCAGTGCTGCGCCAAGCCGCCACCCACGAAGTACGCACCGACCGCCCGCTATCGGAGGTCGTCGATACCGTGACCAGCATCGTCGGCGGAAGGCAATGA
- a CDS encoding GNAT family N-acetyltransferase, whose protein sequence is MAVGGGQDRTDRIVEQYRQDPRLVLLCASIGDDLVGVVGYKVQTTEVVILHIATSEDSRRTGIGRCMLRAVREAIPSRARLVAETDSEAVGFYIADGFVAESLGQQYPGVERFHVHKR, encoded by the coding sequence GTGGCCGTTGGCGGCGGCCAGGACCGCACTGACCGCATTGTTGAGCAGTACCGCCAAGACCCGAGACTGGTCTTGCTGTGCGCATCGATTGGAGACGATCTGGTTGGCGTGGTGGGCTACAAGGTGCAGACCACCGAGGTCGTGATCCTGCACATAGCTACCAGCGAGGACTCTCGCCGAACCGGCATCGGACGCTGCATGCTTCGAGCGGTACGGGAGGCCATCCCCAGTCGTGCGCGCCTGGTCGCCGAAACCGATTCCGAGGCAGTGGGTTTCTACATTGCCGACGGGTTTGTCGCCGAATCGCTTGGCCAACAGTATCCAGGCGTCGAGCGATTTCACGTTCACAAACGATAG
- a CDS encoding tyrosine-type recombinase/integrase, whose protein sequence is MEVHTPSLKVLTRYGSSTQQTYAYSLVDHLNWLLAHGKTPEVITFDDLQRYMNGVTGQVAGVYGAAWRKPTQKPLGPSAAGNVASVVKAFYLALAASGEVGPELGEALRSNTVARQTKTGRMGPGNPLAPKVTTRRPRFLPDETVQALFEPGVLTSARDVMILTWLHDGGIRVGGLCGLRFSDLHLRRNHECGQRADPHIHVIGRDDNPNGARAKAYAPTVVGRDGSVVDGVIRAVSPDMISTFHAYLLDEFHPLSHLVDHEQILVHLAGRTPGAALTTAGVRKMLARACRRAGLLVRVTPHGFRHKAAAALYAESDFNAELVAQEFGWASPQMVTDLYGKSANRHAMKYLQQAWDATARPVSEPYLAPQPTSQAPR, encoded by the coding sequence TTGGAAGTTCACACTCCGAGTCTGAAGGTGTTGACGCGGTACGGGTCATCGACACAACAGACCTACGCTTACAGCCTGGTCGATCATTTGAACTGGCTGCTCGCCCACGGCAAGACACCCGAGGTCATCACGTTCGATGATTTGCAGCGCTACATGAACGGGGTGACCGGTCAGGTCGCCGGTGTCTACGGGGCGGCATGGCGTAAACCGACGCAGAAGCCCCTCGGACCCTCAGCCGCCGGCAACGTCGCCTCCGTCGTAAAGGCGTTCTATCTCGCGCTGGCAGCCTCAGGAGAGGTGGGGCCAGAGTTGGGGGAGGCGTTGCGCTCCAACACCGTTGCGCGACAGACAAAAACAGGGCGAATGGGCCCGGGCAATCCGCTCGCGCCGAAGGTGACCACACGGCGACCCCGGTTCCTGCCAGACGAGACGGTGCAAGCGCTGTTCGAACCGGGCGTGTTGACCTCGGCCCGCGATGTGATGATCCTGACGTGGCTGCATGACGGGGGCATAAGGGTGGGTGGCTTGTGCGGGCTTCGGTTCAGTGACCTGCACCTTCGCCGTAACCATGAGTGTGGTCAACGCGCTGATCCGCACATTCACGTCATCGGGCGCGACGACAACCCCAACGGAGCCCGCGCGAAAGCCTACGCCCCGACGGTCGTCGGCAGGGACGGCTCAGTCGTGGACGGCGTGATCCGGGCTGTCAGCCCGGACATGATCAGCACCTTTCACGCCTATCTGTTGGACGAGTTCCATCCGCTCTCACACCTGGTCGATCACGAACAGATCCTCGTACACCTCGCGGGCCGAACTCCAGGTGCGGCGCTCACCACGGCCGGTGTCCGCAAGATGCTGGCCAGGGCGTGCCGGCGGGCCGGGCTGCTAGTGAGGGTGACCCCTCACGGGTTCCGGCACAAGGCTGCGGCGGCGTTGTACGCCGAATCGGATTTCAACGCCGAACTGGTCGCCCAGGAGTTCGGCTGGGCAAGCCCCCAGATGGTGACTGACTTGTACGGCAAGTCGGCTAACCGCCACGCCATGAAGTATCTCCAGCAGGCCTGGGACGCAACAGCCCGGCCTGTGAGCGAACCATACTTGGCGCCGCAACCGACATCACAGGCTCCGCGATGA
- a CDS encoding site-specific integrase, which yields MDDQDHRVCDGHIQQWDDWLTADGKTPGPRGWHVFVGSAAVRESVSAPSSRGLLSLAALPYGLQNEIRYALHRHASNARRTVWRPAELQKVIDTLAASGVTSLCDSRIDDLAEKYVGKRGRRIWLDLPAAARSLIVTEDIAKAAGWFDPILVGSSPFAGTTTGENRRKVWDLTEVSQDWLRDALWEFLRDEALKPTGKRPNVGTVRNRIAGIALLSQILWQNRNDHGDDPTRLGRADAKAVKDTWDLWFRDQIPIPRLIKHKGRGTSTLTDLTRHTYTVSMRTVLRRSHEKHRTPPGLDSFILGLPRYPQPVNRPRPRPLSQDDFQLLISAESIAALEALDSNDVGIADIWLTQAFQGGRISETLKLRLGCVGLVGRAQPYIWRDISKVNVVDWGMPCYLPVYERLLRRQELTRAKLRARHSAELAALDGRGRAQFEASWDRDKPLFPSAISNPDLAFEVSQTGFRNPWTQWFESLGLKWITTHQTRSTLAMSLLDNGAPPALVRQVLGHFSEESLAHYARYNDTTVKRHLQQVWTAGPGMDKPGTILLRPNEINTDDSAAAAARIDLTIVPVEHGLCRYGPVVGGTQCPWQKNCTDGPDGPCEHFVLTGADLAYWERKRDRDYHFAERAPTDETRDYILSRWHPWEPVLTGLREALNELGLLEEAEKLDLRAPVHDYFDPLFSTGIPISHLIQPANGDMTALPPQV from the coding sequence GTGGACGACCAGGACCACAGAGTGTGTGACGGTCACATTCAGCAGTGGGACGACTGGCTGACCGCAGACGGCAAAACGCCGGGCCCGCGCGGTTGGCATGTGTTCGTTGGCTCTGCTGCGGTTCGAGAATCCGTGTCTGCCCCCAGCAGTCGCGGGCTGCTCTCACTGGCGGCACTGCCCTACGGCTTGCAGAACGAGATCCGGTATGCCCTTCACCGGCACGCTAGCAACGCTCGACGCACCGTGTGGCGGCCCGCCGAGCTGCAGAAGGTCATCGACACCCTCGCTGCGAGTGGAGTGACGTCGCTGTGTGACTCCCGGATCGACGATCTCGCAGAGAAGTACGTCGGTAAGCGGGGACGGCGGATCTGGCTGGACCTCCCGGCCGCGGCACGCAGCCTCATCGTTACCGAGGACATCGCCAAGGCTGCAGGATGGTTCGACCCGATCCTCGTCGGCAGTTCGCCGTTTGCGGGAACAACCACCGGGGAGAATCGTCGTAAAGTCTGGGACCTGACCGAAGTCTCACAAGACTGGCTGCGGGACGCGCTGTGGGAGTTCCTGCGTGACGAGGCGCTCAAACCCACCGGGAAACGTCCCAACGTCGGAACGGTTCGCAACCGCATCGCCGGAATCGCCTTGCTCTCGCAAATCCTGTGGCAGAACCGCAACGACCATGGCGATGACCCGACCCGGCTGGGCAGGGCCGATGCCAAAGCGGTCAAAGACACCTGGGATCTCTGGTTCCGAGACCAAATCCCCATTCCTCGGCTGATAAAGCACAAGGGCAGAGGAACGAGCACACTTACTGATCTGACCCGCCACACCTACACGGTCAGCATGCGCACCGTCCTGCGACGCAGCCACGAAAAGCACCGAACACCGCCGGGATTGGACTCCTTCATACTTGGCCTGCCGAGATACCCGCAGCCCGTCAATCGGCCGCGACCACGACCGCTGAGCCAGGACGACTTTCAATTGCTGATCAGCGCTGAGAGCATCGCCGCTCTTGAAGCCCTTGACAGCAACGATGTTGGGATCGCCGACATTTGGTTGACCCAGGCGTTTCAGGGCGGGCGGATCAGCGAGACACTGAAACTTCGGCTGGGCTGTGTCGGGCTCGTTGGCCGCGCCCAACCCTATATCTGGCGGGACATCAGCAAGGTCAACGTTGTGGACTGGGGCATGCCGTGCTACCTACCTGTCTACGAACGGCTGTTGCGCCGCCAGGAACTCACCCGGGCAAAGCTGCGTGCGCGCCACTCTGCGGAACTCGCCGCGCTTGACGGACGCGGACGCGCACAGTTTGAAGCGTCGTGGGACCGCGACAAGCCGCTGTTTCCCTCGGCAATATCGAATCCCGACTTGGCCTTTGAGGTGTCACAAACAGGATTCCGCAATCCGTGGACTCAATGGTTCGAAAGTCTTGGTCTGAAATGGATTACGACGCATCAGACTAGATCAACTCTAGCGATGTCCCTATTAGACAATGGCGCGCCGCCGGCGTTGGTGCGCCAAGTGCTCGGGCACTTCTCCGAAGAATCTCTGGCACACTACGCACGGTACAACGACACGACCGTAAAGCGGCACCTACAGCAGGTGTGGACTGCAGGGCCCGGCATGGATAAACCCGGTACCATCTTGCTGCGCCCCAACGAGATCAACACCGATGACTCTGCCGCCGCAGCTGCCCGCATCGACTTGACCATCGTGCCGGTTGAACATGGTCTGTGCCGGTACGGCCCGGTCGTAGGCGGCACGCAATGTCCGTGGCAGAAGAACTGCACCGACGGCCCCGACGGACCGTGCGAGCACTTCGTACTCACCGGTGCGGATCTGGCCTATTGGGAGCGCAAACGCGACCGCGACTACCACTTCGCCGAACGCGCGCCCACCGACGAGACACGTGATTACATCCTGAGCCGCTGGCATCCATGGGAACCCGTACTCACAGGACTACGTGAAGCACTCAACGAACTCGGCCTACTAGAGGAAGCCGAGAAACTCGACCTGCGCGCACCCGTGCATGACTACTTCGACCCGCTGTTCTCGACCGGAATCCCGATATCCCACCTGATCCAACCCGCCAACGGCGACATGACCGCTCTGCCACCGCAAGTCTAG
- a CDS encoding type II toxin-antitoxin system VapC family toxin — MTIFVIDAPVAIDLATSGAAIPSEHSLAAPTLLRSQVLALVYGSVRHGEIDERTGRKVLDDIRRLRIRLLGDRSLQDHAWRIAAKLNWPDTYQAEYIALTQLQADALATADPQLAAAARTFVQAVPPADILRP; from the coding sequence ATGACAATCTTCGTCATTGACGCACCGGTGGCAATCGACCTCGCCACCAGCGGCGCGGCCATACCGTCCGAGCACAGCCTGGCGGCTCCCACGCTGCTGCGCTCGCAGGTGCTCGCCCTCGTCTATGGGTCTGTCCGCCATGGGGAGATCGACGAACGGACCGGTCGAAAGGTTCTCGACGACATCCGGCGGCTACGTATCCGGCTCCTCGGCGACCGATCTCTGCAGGACCATGCATGGCGGATAGCGGCCAAGCTGAACTGGCCCGATACCTACCAGGCCGAATACATCGCACTGACCCAGTTGCAGGCCGACGCACTGGCCACCGCGGACCCTCAACTTGCGGCCGCAGCGCGTACCTTCGTTCAGGCCGTGCCACCAGCAGACATCCTGCGGCCATAA
- a CDS encoding MPT63 family protein has product MRTPITHGAKYFDVTGAEPDSVFYSDGGPNVVLWLEAPPAPATGSAGASSYGSGTSPSSTGSAETATPSPAAEPAADTATPAEPAPAVAPAGSSGTPLPEGSSGTPLPEGSSGTPLPAGSVPAEPEPAAVPAAVAPTPHGSSGTPLPEGAQPATVPGAPATTVVPAPPA; this is encoded by the coding sequence TTGCGAACGCCCATCACCCACGGTGCTAAGTACTTCGACGTCACCGGCGCGGAGCCGGACAGCGTGTTCTACAGCGACGGCGGTCCGAACGTCGTGCTGTGGCTGGAGGCGCCGCCCGCGCCGGCCACGGGCTCGGCTGGCGCGTCGTCCTACGGCAGCGGAACGTCGCCGTCGTCGACCGGCTCTGCCGAGACCGCGACGCCGTCGCCTGCCGCTGAGCCGGCCGCGGACACCGCAACCCCGGCAGAGCCCGCGCCCGCGGTCGCGCCCGCGGGAAGCTCCGGCACCCCCCTGCCTGAAGGCAGCTCCGGCACGCCGCTCCCTGAAGGCAGCTCGGGCACCCCGCTGCCGGCCGGCTCGGTCCCGGCAGAGCCCGAACCGGCCGCGGTGCCGGCTGCGGTCGCGCCGACGCCGCATGGCAGTTCCGGCACGCCGCTGCCCGAGGGCGCACAGCCCGCGACCGTCCCGGGTGCACCCGCGACGACCGTGGTCCCGGCACCGCCGGCCTGA